The Juglans microcarpa x Juglans regia isolate MS1-56 chromosome 2D, Jm3101_v1.0, whole genome shotgun sequence DNA window TGTCACTTCAAGTCCtatgttaatattttcttcCATCTATTTCTTTACAAGAATTGAGACTCTCTGTGCTCGAATCAGATAGTAAaacccaaatatatatacaacattaCATGTTCAATGCTGTAAGTCTTATATTATAATCTCTCCTTAAATTAAAccttaatatttaatttcacaATCTCTCATAGGAAAAATCTCCGTCGATTGTTCACAACTCAGATAAATGTGGGGATCTATATATAGGATGAGTTCCACTTGTGACATGTGACCTAGTAAATGAGCGACAATCGTGGTTAGCTCGGCCCGccgaacattttccatactattAATCCTGGACTGCTCTGGATGACCCTAACTACGAAAATAAGGTAATGGGACGAGGAAACCAGTCCCGAGATACGCGCCGTCAGTTGGAGCCACTGCAGCCTACATCACTTACCAATCAGCGTTCACTAAATTCTTTACAAAATAAACTTCAGTACTTCGCTACACAGGTGGCAACATACGCGTAAGCCACCACCGCCACGTGTACTATAGAAGATTCAAGGTCAGAGGAGACCACGTAAATGGCCATATTCTAACATGCACCAAATTAAGGTGGGTTCCCGTAGATAGAGGGTGCTCACGTTAATAGACGTCACCCACCTCCGCACGCTAGCCAAGACCAACGCAGAGAgtgtcagagagagagagagagagagagagagagagagagagggtgtagTGACTGAGCTGACCTCACAATGGCAGTCGGCGTCTTCGGCTTCTCTTCCTTTGCGCTTGCGATCTTCAGCTGGCGGCTTCAAAGACGGCTCACCACTGGCGCTGGAGCATCCCGGTGATGACGTCACGGTCACCTCACACGACATCATCTCCTTCGCAGTAGCTCCTGCGGACGACGTGCCCGCCACATCACCACAACTCAAGGTCGCGCAACCCCTATCACCGAAGTCGGACGCCTCCGCCGCGCTCCTCGCCCAAGATTCTGGTCCAGCCACCGGTGTGTCGCTTGAGTCTACCACCGTCGATTCCCTCACCACTACCATGCTCTTCGAGCTCGACGGCTCCGTTTGGTCAACTCCTCCAATAAACCTGGCCTTGTGCCTCGAAAAGTGCATGAAGTTCTGCATCTTCGAGTCAGCCAGCTCCGTCATCCTCGCAGGCGGTATCGGCGGCCTCGGTGCCCCCACCCCTCCTGTCACCGCCGGACGGAGCTCCGCGACGCTGCTTGTACGGATGGTAGGGTTAGTGTTGTTATTACCGATATTGTTACTCTGATTAAGCGGAGGATAGAGAAGGTCGGCGCAGAAATTGTGATCCAAGGCAGCTTCGTCGTCGACAAGAGGGTAGTGAAGCCACGAGGTCATTTCGTCTTCTTGCATGAATAGATTCTGGTGTTGGTGTGCGGCCGATTCTTGCTCCTGTTGTGAGGATCGGATCTCCCTGGCCGCTGATTGCTCTGCAGGTATCACAGCGTCGCCGTATTTGGAAGGTGGAGATACTCTCATCGACCTCTGGTTCTGGCTCTGCATCACCACCTGGCCGTTTTGCCACAACAGCTCCACGATCTCATCTTGGGGCCTGAGTACTCATTAATCACCATCAAAACCATTCAAAAAATTCGAAATAACTGAAATTTGTAAAGAACAAAGaaagtgaagaagaaagaaaaacgcTTACAAGGACGATTTTCTGGGGCGAGCAGCGCCAGACGATGAGGGGAGGGAGTAATCGTCATCCATTTCAAAATCAGGAACGCAGTGATACATCATCTATTTTCCGAAACTAAAACTCCAACAGCaatacaaagaaaattaaattaaaaaaaaaagagagagagagagagagagagagagaaaattgcGATTGATGAGCAAACACCATGCTTTATTTAGCCGCTCACCGtcagaaaaagtttaatttgtCATCATCAGAAGTATAACGTTGCCATAGCGGATCGAATATTGAGGATTTAGCTTTTGCTTATGAAAATACCGCAAGCAGAAGTGACCTCCACCGCTGTGAGTGTAAACGCGTTTGGAGAAATTTGCGGTAATTTCTTTAAACCTCTAGAAAACTCTTAACGATtctctttcactctctctttcttctgtGATTATCTGTGCAGGTGAGAGTAGGAAATggggaaaaatattttgcaggAAGAAGATTCTCCTGTACGTTGGCTATTTGTCTGTGTTGCTCTCTTGTGAACTTGCAGCAGCAGTACAAAGAtagggtctctctctctccccccgaATAATCTGAAGAACAGACGAAATGGATTTTTGACGGTATGTACCCAAGCCGATGTACTTAGCTTTCCCGAGTccacttctctttcttttttaggcGTTGCCGGTTATAA harbors:
- the LOC121248583 gene encoding transcription factor PIF1-like isoform X2, coding for MMYHCVPDFEMDDDYSLPSSSGAARPRKSSLPQDEIVELLWQNGQVVMQSQNQRSMRVSPPSKYGDAVIPAEQSAAREIRSSQQEQESAAHQHQNLFMQEDEMTSWLHYPLVDDEAALDHNFCADLLYPPLNQSNNIGNNNTNPTIRTSSVAELRPAVTGGVGAPRPPIPPARMTELADSKMQNFMHFSRHKARFIGGVDQTEPSSSKSMVVVRESTVVDSSDTPVAGPESWARSAAEASDFGDRGCATLSCGDVAGTSSAGATAKEMMSCEVTVTSSPGCSSASGEPSLKPPAEDRKRKGREAEDADCHCEDAEFESGDTKKQVRGSTSTKRSRAAEVHNLSERRRRDRINEKMRALQELIPRCNKSDKASMLDEAIEYLKSLQLQVQMMSMGCGMVPMLFPGVQQYMPAMGMGIGLGMGMEMGINRPMIPFPNLLAGSGLPTSAAAAHLGPRFPMPAFHMPPVTAPDPSRIQATNQSEQMLHSIGTQHTSQPRFPNFVDPYQQYIATHQMQLPIPQNQVLAQPSSSKPSTSRGHENLENHQSGGRMLIEFYRLLCHFLPSTCKCCIHRTSEGKRKRQWKAILEFEADT
- the LOC121248583 gene encoding transcription factor PIF1-like isoform X1, with amino-acid sequence MMYHCVPDFEMDDDYSLPSSSGAARPRKSSLPQDEIVELLWQNGQVVMQSQNQRSMRVSPPSKYGDAVIPAEQSAAREIRSSQQEQESAAHQHQNLFMQEDEMTSWLHYPLVDDEAALDHNFCADLLYPPLNQSNNIGNNNTNPTIRTSSVAELRPAVTGGVGAPRPPIPPARMTELADSKMQNFMHFSRHKARFIGGVDQTEPSSSKSMVVVRESTVVDSSDTPVAGPESWARSAAEASDFGDRGCATLSCGDVAGTSSAGATAKEMMSCEVTVTSSPGCSSASGEPSLKPPAEDRKRKGREAEDADCHCEDAEFESGDTKKQVRGSTSTKRSRAAEVHNLSERRRRDRINEKMRALQELIPRCNKSDKASMLDEAIEYLKSLQLQVQMMSMGCGMVPMLFPGVQQYMPAMGMGIGLGMGMEMGINRPMIPFPNLLAGSGLPTSAAAAHLGPRFPMPAFHMPPVTAPDPSRIQATNQSEQMLHSIGTQHTSQPRFPNFVDPYQQYIATHQMQLPIPQNQVLAQPSSSKPSTSRGHENLENHQSGGRMLIEFYRLLCHFLPSTCKCCIHRTSEGKRKSYHGHGQAMESNFGI